One window from the genome of Salvia splendens isolate huo1 chromosome 9, SspV2, whole genome shotgun sequence encodes:
- the LOC121749401 gene encoding protein FAR1-RELATED SEQUENCE 5-like, which translates to MEEVLVVLECSLELKPVIGQKFQSLDFVFTFYDVYAHAVGFDTRKQGIRKTGGVTTWYYVLSKRCGCKASISLKFFSEGGLPGYIIQEFNEVHNHYMVEVEHQNFMALNRKLDDVHHKFILDCSKANIRPTLTFKVLKEILGGFELVDCTVGDIRNASRDIKAYAHGFDVQMVWDDMAKKKEMSDAFTYHYEVNASNQLVALFWCDGLMKRNYHMFGDIDGFDSTYNTNRYCMIFTPFTGKDNCGRPVTFTVELVCNEKTGAFAWLFKHFVECMGVVPKMTVTDKDLGMRSAIEEVLVGTRHRWCMWHIMHKLATKVPNRLLRDEDFKKEFNACVWSDLLEPNEFEEEWNGVVERHGLQEVDWFNTLYDYRQFWISAYFRDFPLGSKIRTMSIFESENSFYKFFLKPRANIAEFYLNFNNAVEFQRNARTKLDYHDATVLPILATTLPFEKHALTLYTDSMFKKIQEEVVEGNDRCRVLGFSSTDIVDTYKLGDSNRNSHFVRHDKTDDSYSCKCISLKKVRKQNKTR; encoded by the exons atggaagaag TGTTGGTTGTACTTGAATGTTCTCTAGAATTGAAGCCCGTCATCGGTCAGAAGTTCCAATCCCTAGATTTTGTTTTCACATTTTACGATGTTTATGCCCAcgctgttggttttgataccCGCAAACAAGGAATAAGGAAGACGGGCGGTGTTACTACTTGGTATTAtgtt TTATCCAAGCGTTGTGGTTGTAAAGCGAGTATATCGCTCAAGTTCTTCTCCGAAGGAGGACTTCCAGGTTATATTATTCAGGAGTTCAACGAGGTTCATAACCATTATATGGTTGAGGTTGAGCATCAGAATTTTATGGCACTTAATCGAAAGTTGGATGATGTACACCATAAATTCATTCTTGACTGTTCCAAGGCTAATATACGCCCCACACTTACCTTTAAGGTGTTGAAGGAAATTCTCGGTGGGTTTGAACTTGTCGATTGCACTGTAGGGGATATAAGGAACGCTTCTCGAGATATCAAAGCATACGCACATGGGTTCGACGTGCAAATGGTGTGGGATGATATGGCTAAGAAGAAGGAAATGTCCGATGCGTTCACATATCACTATGAAGTCAACGCTAGTAACCAGTTGGTTGCTCTCTTTTGGTGCGATGGTTTGATGAAAAGGAATTATCATATGTTTGGTGATATTGATGGGTTTGACTCTACGTATAACACAAACAG GTATTGTATGATCTTCACACCTTTCACGGGAAAGGACAATTGTGGAAGACCTGTAACCTTCACCGTTGAATTGGTGTGCAATGAGAAAACAGGGGCATTTGCTTGGTTGTTCAAACATTTCGTTGAATGCATGGGTGTTGTACCCAAAATGACCGTAACAGATAAAGACCTGGGAATGAGATCAGCTATTGAAGAGGTTCTTGTTGGCACTCGACACCGATGGTGTATGTGGCATATAATGCATAAGTTGGCCACCAAGGTTCCAAACAGGTTGCTGAGGGACGAAGATTTCAAGAAAGAATTCAATGCCTGTGTTTGGTCGGACCTGCTTGAACCCAACGAATTTGAAGAGGAGTGGAATGGAGTGGTGGAACGTCATGGGCTGCAAGAAGTTGACTGGTTCAACACATTGTACGACTATAGGCAATTCTGGATATCAGCGTACTTCAGAGATTTTCCACTGGGTTCGAAGATTAGGACTATGTCCATATTTGAATCGGAGAACAGCTTctacaaattttttttgaagcCCCGAGCCAACATTGCCGAATTCTACTTGAATTTCAACAATGCCGTTGAATTCCAGCGGAACGCTAGAACAAAGTTGGACTACCACGATGCAACTGTCCTGCCTATATTGGCCACTACCTTGCCATTCGAGAAACATGCTTTGACGCTGTACACCGATAGTATGTTCAAGAAAATACAAGAAGAAGTTGTTGAGGGTAATGACAGATGCCGCGTGCTTGGTTTTTCATCTACAGATATAGTTGACACCTACAAGCTTGGGGACAGCAATCGCAATTCGCATTTTGTGAGACACGATAAGACTGATGACTCATACTCGTGCAAATGCATAAGTTTAAAAAAAgttagaaaacaaaataaaacacgATAA
- the LOC121749402 gene encoding GBF-interacting protein 1-like: protein MSEFSRVSESESLRRTIEDIKEIAGQHSDEDIHLMLKECNMDPNETAQKLLYLDTFHEVKRKRDRRKVVPEFIGHVTQWRGSRGGGSRYSSAGRTRRQPNVSMGRDSKSFVAVEQKERNSYTSALYNGSPIHEWNSQIAEQNIKGAAKQTKTVCDGTSKRLPSLRAISVKHIANIDPGPTPTSTPTIASTARTPGGNLKPKCNQVGNSVGLYSSATDPVLVPSLNPRNPASVGIIQRETGNQRNASEISATLLEDSKMSGVHNATFGQGSVDVTSETQPVEYKGVESSQSESTRLPSSTTRPTAADAKGHQETCLVQPDNTPSKGMSEAVVVSSETNLHSLSTVEDPSPDITSSEVDVKPHSARHSVIFPNNLYVPEAFKNSIMFGSLESSLQESNGSSHTDASNGIDIEVSKEPSVIPQSSSSVSGCSNYLDRPPAPPHVLVDIKPSQENAVSQRYGQSKEEILQPVGGSHNPPATSDYGLKLIPPAVQLETQACYGGNSVVLSTSSTPTMTQPRGIPQGSIAAVSPPQIYPYLRQTYPANYIPYNPYYSQLYMPPQHAHQLLSHSGFPHQPSAGNIYMPPTSAAPGAKLPVPPSYKPGNITHYGISSGYGSYGISGLGYGSTGAHDNAGTELKDKNIYSTIKQNEDMHLLHDPSGMQTNMVYNVPQAYQAAGSSSFGGIYHQSMAGPRSVHQPQQATSEVALTSYSSQPQQQLLPLPQHYGQMNRRENV from the exons ATGAGCGAGTTTTCTAGGGTTTCGGAATCGGAGAGTCTGCGAAGGACGATTGAGGATATCAAGGAGATTGCCGGTCAACACAGCGATGAAGACATCCACCTCATGCTCAAAGAATGCAACATGGATCCAAATGAAACCGCTCAGAAACTCCTCTATCTTG ATACATTTCATGAGGTTAAGAGGAAACGTGACCGGAGGAAAGTGGTACCTGAGTTCATTGGGCAT gTGACTCAGTGGCGAGGGAGTAGGGGCGGTGGAAGCCGTTACTCTTCTGCTG GTAGGACTAGGAGACAACCAAATGTTAGTATGGGGAGAGATTCTAAATCTTTTGTGGCAGTTGAGCAGAAAGAAAGAAATAG TTACACAAGTGCTTTGTACAATGGAAGCCCGATCCATGAATGGAACTCGCAAATAGCTGAGCAGAATATCAAAGGTGCTGCTAAACAAACTAAAACTGTTTGTGATGGTACGTCGAAAAGATTGCCATCTCTGCGGGCTATTTCAGTGAAGCATATTGCAAATATAGATCCCGGCCCGACTCCTACTTCGACACCTACCATTGCCTCCACTGCAAGAACTCCAGGTGGGAATTTGAAGCCGAAATGTAATCAAGTTGGGAACAGTGTTGGCTTGTACTCTTCTGCAACTGATCCTGTCTTAGTGCCATCTCTCAATCCACGGAACCCTGCCTCTGTTGGTATAATCCAGCGTGAGACGGGTAATCAGCGCAATGCTTCTGAAATCAGTGCTACTCTCCTGGAAGACAGCAAAATGAGCGGTGTTCACAATGCGACATTTGGCCAAGGATCTGTCGACGTGACCAGTGAGACGCAACCTGTAGAATACAAGGGAGTTGAAAGTAGTCAATCTGAATCTACAAGACTGCCGTCTTCAACTACTCGCCCCACTGCTGCTGATGCCAAGGGTCATCAAGAAACTTGCTTAGTTCAACCGGATAACACTCCTTCTAAAG GGATGTCTGAAGCTGTGgtggtttcatcagaaactaatcttcattctctttcTACTGTGGAGGATCCTAGTCCGGACATAACTAGTTCCGAAGTTGATGTTAAGCCACATTCGGCTAGACATTCTGTGATTTTCCCAAATAATCTATATGTCCCTGAGGCTTTTAAAAATTCTATCATGTTTGGAAGTCTGGAGTCTTCTCTACAAGAGAGCAACGGCTCCAGTCATACGGATGCATCAAATGGCATCGATATTGAGGTTTCCAAGGAACCTTCAGTAAT ACCTCAGTCTTCTTCCTCGGTATCTGGATGCAGCAACTATCTTGATCGCCCCCCTGCCCCACCCCATGTGCTCGTAGACATAAAACCATCACAAGAAAATGCGGTGTCGCAGAGATATGGCCAGTCAAAAGAGGAAATTCTGCAACCGGTAGGAGGATCTCACAACCCACCTGCTACATCAGACTACGGTCTGAAACTCATACCTCCTGCTGTACAACTTGAAACACAGGCATGTTAT GGAGGAAACTCAGTGGTTCTATCAACATCTTCAACTCCAACTATGACTCAACCAAGAGGAATTCCTCAGGGATCTATTGCTGCCGTATCGCCACCACAGATATATCCTTACCTCCGCCAAACATATCCTGCGAATTACATACCATACAATCCTTACTATTCACAGCTGTATATGCCACCCCAGCACGCGCACCAGCTGCTGAGCCACAGCGGGTTCCCTCATCAACCTTCAGCCGGCAACATCTACATGCCACCAACTTCTGCTGCTCCGGGTGCTAAACTCCCTGTCCCACCGTCTTACAAGCCGGGAAACATAACCCACTACGGAATATCTTCTGGCTACGGCTCATATGGAATATCTGGATTGGGTTATGGCTCCACAGGTGCTCATGATAACGCAGGAACAGAGCTAAAGGACAAGAATATCTACTCCACAATCAAACAG AACGAGGATATGCACTTGTTACATGATCCATCAGGTATGCAGACGAATATGGTGTACAACGTTCCACAAGCGTATCAAGCAGCAGGGAGCAGCTCATTTGGTGGTATATACCATCAGAGCATGGCAGGGCCGCGGTCAGTGCATCAACCTCAGCAGGCAACCAGTGAGGTGGCTCTGACTTCTTATTCTTCTCAACCACAACAGCAGCTGCTCCCTCTGCCTCAACACTACGGCCAGATGAATAGGAGAGAAAACGTTTGA